From the genome of Nicotiana sylvestris chromosome 2, ASM39365v2, whole genome shotgun sequence, one region includes:
- the LOC138884567 gene encoding uncharacterized mitochondrial protein AtMg00810-like produces MQDPKQSHLEAAYRVVKYVKTELGLEILMNAVGNMTHNAYCDADRASCPNSRKSVTRYLVKFGGSLISLKSKKQTTMARSSAESEYRSMALTVSELIWLVGMSRELGIEISTPIQLHTDSKATMHADSQ; encoded by the coding sequence ATGCAAGATCCCAAGCAATCTCACTTGGAAGCAGCATACAGAGTAGTGAAATATGTGAAGACTGAGCTTGGGCTTGAGATTCTTATGAATGCAGTTGGGAACATGACTCATAATGCGTATTGTGATGCAGACAGGGCAAGCTGTCCTAACTCAAGAAAGTCGGTCACCAGATATCTTGTGAAGTTTGGTGGATCATTGATTTCTTTGAAATCTAAGAAGCAAACCACAATGGCAAGAAGTTCAGCAGAATCTGAGTATAGAAGCATGGCTTTGACTGTTTCTGAGCTAATTTGGCTAGTAGGAATGTCCAGAGAGCTGGGAATAGAGATTTCAACTCCAATTCAGCTCCATACGGATAGCAAAGCAACTATGCATGCAGATAGCCAATAA